From Cytophagales bacterium, the proteins below share one genomic window:
- a CDS encoding ATP-binding cassette domain-containing protein — protein MSETIVNALVHLFAIIESVKEDFKEDTGDLIVKPYLKKNLNQELTNEYLKLFYDYLSFYREANQDPSGNHELGIDSTSIIQIAKICNQLNKELRQSERITVFIQLLELINADEKIIAKEGEFASLVAMNFNLNQKEVQNVMSFIFDKDTDNIDKSQLLLIDNKMTEWPEEVAWMMRKKEKKVKTEHGGLHMYVENLYGKILVLQIESVERFVFKYDGPLNLYLEGNKISPNKAYFLKPGSIIKGPNIESIYETEVTKKFLKDKTKVKIVLSGEDLEFQFKNSTNGIQKFNFSEESGHLVGIMGGSGAGKSTLLNLLNGKLEPTSGRVHINGYSVQRAGREGVIGYVPQDDLLFDELTVYQNLYFNAKISFSGFSPDRLKMTVEKVLKDLDLFEIRDLKVGDPLNKSISGGQRKRLNIALELMREPGVLFVDEPTSGLSSNDSEKVMWLLRDLARKGKLVVAIIHQPSSDIFKLFDKLWLLDKGGYPIYNGNPIDAVVYFKTMSTQVNAAESECPRCGNVIAEHILQVIESTEIDDNGKNTGQRKVAPKSWYLRYKENIESNLKRVRYQEQLPPNNFNIPSRLKQFKIFGQRNLLSKLANRQYILINLLEAPLLALILGFFSKYTPAGGYIFQDNKNLPVYLFMSVVVSLFMGMSVSAEEIFKDRKILERESFLNLSRTSYINAKIAFLFVLSAVQALSFTLLGNWILEIKGMTFYYWMILFSTSCAANLIGLNISSALNSIITIYILIPFILVPQLLLGGAMIRFDDLHKSFSNDRYVPIVGDIMISRWSYEALSVAQYKDNQYMKHFFDAEMRMSEFSYENNYHLPRLESLVNSLKSETDPSSRQQDFILLRNELDALAKRTNVSFNLISAIDTISFNETIADRTKLYLTQRKETFQEQYKLAVANKDSIYNGLIATYGKEGFQNLKKDYGSKSLKNIVTNRAELNKVYHTEDALIRKKDPIYMKPYSDYFRAHFYAPVKKVFGYPIDTVWFNIAVIWLITGILYVALLKNTLKQILKIFSGDRKKKKANLLRV, from the coding sequence ATGAGCGAAACCATTGTCAATGCATTGGTACATCTGTTTGCCATCATTGAGAGTGTAAAAGAAGATTTCAAAGAGGATACCGGCGATTTGATCGTCAAGCCCTACCTCAAAAAGAATCTGAATCAGGAACTGACCAATGAGTACCTGAAACTCTTCTATGATTACCTGTCTTTCTATCGGGAAGCCAATCAGGACCCTTCCGGGAATCATGAGTTAGGTATTGATTCGACCAGTATCATCCAAATCGCCAAGATCTGTAACCAACTCAACAAGGAGCTACGACAAAGCGAACGTATCACGGTATTCATCCAGCTACTGGAATTGATCAATGCGGACGAAAAGATCATTGCAAAAGAAGGTGAATTTGCTTCACTGGTTGCGATGAACTTCAACCTGAATCAAAAGGAAGTCCAAAACGTCATGTCGTTCATCTTTGATAAGGATACGGACAACATTGACAAGAGTCAGCTCCTCCTCATCGATAATAAAATGACCGAATGGCCAGAAGAAGTGGCCTGGATGATGAGGAAGAAGGAGAAAAAGGTAAAAACAGAACATGGCGGTCTGCACATGTATGTGGAGAATCTTTATGGAAAGATCCTTGTCCTTCAAATAGAATCCGTAGAACGATTTGTCTTCAAATACGATGGCCCGCTAAACCTGTATTTGGAGGGTAATAAGATCTCTCCCAATAAAGCGTACTTCCTGAAACCCGGGTCGATCATCAAGGGCCCGAATATTGAATCGATCTATGAAACGGAAGTCACCAAGAAATTCTTAAAAGACAAGACCAAGGTCAAAATCGTATTGAGCGGTGAAGACCTGGAATTCCAATTCAAGAACAGCACCAATGGCATCCAGAAATTCAATTTCTCTGAGGAATCAGGCCATTTAGTTGGTATCATGGGTGGTAGTGGCGCTGGAAAATCCACCTTACTCAATTTGCTCAATGGTAAACTTGAACCAACGAGCGGGCGGGTACACATCAACGGATATTCCGTGCAGCGCGCAGGGCGCGAAGGAGTCATTGGGTACGTTCCTCAGGACGATCTCCTGTTTGATGAATTGACGGTTTATCAAAACCTGTATTTCAACGCCAAGATCTCTTTCTCGGGATTCTCCCCTGATCGGTTGAAAATGACCGTAGAGAAAGTATTGAAAGACCTTGATCTGTTTGAGATCCGAGACTTGAAAGTTGGGGATCCATTAAACAAGTCGATCAGTGGTGGTCAACGTAAACGACTCAACATCGCCCTTGAGTTGATGCGAGAACCGGGTGTGCTCTTCGTGGATGAGCCAACCAGTGGGCTTTCCTCCAATGACTCGGAAAAAGTCATGTGGCTATTGCGAGACCTGGCCAGAAAGGGAAAACTAGTGGTGGCGATCATTCACCAGCCATCTTCTGATATTTTCAAGCTGTTTGACAAACTGTGGCTATTGGATAAAGGTGGATACCCCATCTACAATGGTAATCCCATAGATGCGGTGGTCTATTTCAAAACCATGAGCACTCAGGTCAACGCTGCGGAAAGTGAATGTCCGAGATGTGGTAACGTGATTGCAGAACATATTCTGCAGGTCATTGAATCCACAGAAATAGATGACAATGGTAAGAACACGGGTCAGCGCAAGGTAGCCCCTAAAAGTTGGTACCTGCGCTATAAAGAAAACATAGAAAGCAATTTGAAGCGGGTGCGATATCAGGAGCAACTCCCACCTAACAACTTCAACATTCCTTCAAGACTGAAGCAGTTCAAAATATTTGGTCAACGAAACCTGCTTTCCAAACTGGCGAATCGGCAGTACATCCTGATCAATTTATTGGAAGCCCCCCTACTGGCCTTGATCCTTGGGTTTTTCTCAAAATATACACCTGCGGGTGGATACATCTTTCAGGACAATAAAAACCTGCCCGTGTACCTGTTCATGTCCGTGGTAGTCTCCCTTTTTATGGGGATGTCCGTGAGTGCGGAAGAAATATTTAAAGATCGGAAAATTCTCGAACGGGAATCGTTCCTGAATTTGAGTCGTACAAGCTACATCAATGCCAAGATCGCATTCTTATTCGTACTCTCAGCGGTACAGGCCTTGTCCTTTACCTTACTCGGCAACTGGATTTTGGAAATCAAGGGCATGACGTTCTACTATTGGATGATCCTGTTCTCTACCTCCTGTGCGGCCAACCTGATTGGTTTGAACATCTCCTCCGCCTTGAATTCGATCATCACGATTTACATCCTGATCCCATTTATTTTGGTCCCTCAACTGTTGCTGGGTGGTGCCATGATTCGTTTCGACGATCTGCACAAAAGCTTCAGTAATGACCGATATGTTCCTATCGTCGGAGACATCATGATCTCGAGGTGGTCCTATGAAGCCCTCTCAGTTGCCCAATACAAGGACAATCAATACATGAAGCATTTCTTTGATGCGGAGATGCGGATGAGCGAGTTTTCCTACGAAAACAACTATCACCTGCCTCGCCTTGAATCGCTGGTAAACAGCCTGAAAAGTGAAACCGACCCCTCGAGCAGACAACAGGATTTTATTTTACTCCGCAATGAATTGGACGCATTGGCCAAGCGCACGAATGTTAGCTTCAACCTGATCAGTGCTATTGACACAATATCATTCAATGAAACCATTGCTGATCGCACCAAATTGTATTTGACCCAGCGCAAGGAAACCTTTCAGGAGCAATACAAATTGGCTGTAGCCAATAAGGACTCCATTTACAATGGCCTGATAGCGACGTATGGCAAAGAAGGTTTTCAGAATTTGAAAAAAGATTACGGCAGTAAATCACTGAAGAACATTGTCACCAATCGGGCAGAACTCAACAAGGTTTATCACACAGAAGATGCCCTGATCCGTAAGAAAGACCCGATTTATATGAAGCCGTATTCGGATTATTTCCGGGCACATTTCTACGCACCGGTGAAAAAGGTCTTTGGCTATCCGATAGATACCGTATGGTTCAACATTGCGGTAATCTGGTTGATCACTGGAATTCTCTATGTTGCGCTACTGAAAAACACCTTGAAACAAATTCTCAAGATATTCAGTGGAGATCGCAAAAAGAAGAAAGCCAATCTATTGCGAGTCTGA